Genomic segment of Callithrix jacchus isolate 240 chromosome 9, calJac240_pri, whole genome shotgun sequence:
CCTACTAGTTGGGCTTTATTTCATAAAGTTCCAAATTATGTCATACATAATTAAGCACAGATATCTGAAATAGATGGGCTGATCATCATACAGTTGTGGTTCCAGTGTCCTTCTAAGTAGTGGGGCTGTCTCAGCCAAAGGAATGTCCTAGGAAAGTATAGCGAAGTTTTCTAGGAGATACCTTTCTGAAGATCCTTAAACAAGATGGAGACCGTTTTCCTTTTCTAAACCAGAATCATGTGATcacttgttcttgtttttctctagTTCTCATGAAAACAGTTAATGAGagcagggtgtgggggtggggagtgtaACAGATTCCTTTCTAGGATGCTGTGGCACTTGACTTTACCTTTCCTTTAGCTTGTTCACTGAACTAGATAAAGACTTTGaagcttttaaaagcaaaatgcatATAGATTTCATCTGATCAGGTTAAAGAGATGTGAGTTTCATCATGCCTGAAACAGACCCTACCCTACCAACCGTGGATATGCGATTTAAGCGTGGCCACCAGCACCACAGTGTGAGCAAGCACTGACCTTTTAGATTATTGCCTAAGCCTTCATTAAGAAGAGCATCCAAAATGACAGCCATGCCTCTAAGGAAGCCCAGCATTCCTCACTGGTAGCCCAAGCAGTGAAAATTGACTTGGCGTGGGATTCTCTTCTCCCAGGCCCCCATACTGGGAGCCAGGGGCACAAGACAGCATGTTGGCAGATTCCAATCACTTAGGAGCTCTCCTTTATGACTCTGCTTTGTAAGAATGCATCTAGTTAAACCCACAGGGTCATTGACTGTGGCTTTCAAAACAGGAGGTTTTATGAAGGAATGCAGACCTGGAATCCAAGGTTCAGAGCCCAGACCTTCAAACAGATTAATCGCCATGGGGAGCGTCATAAGAGTTTTCCAACTTTGGCTTCATCCTGTGCCCTAGCAACCACGGGGCCTCTATTCAGCAGACCCACATTTCCACTATCGTATCTTGGACAGAGCACTGGGCAGGGAGCCAAGAACTGGGCTGGTCTCATTTCAGCTCTTCAACTGGCTTCCTGTGTGCACCCTTGAGCAGGTTCTTAACTGCTCTGTCTGCATTTCCAGATTATTAAGTTAAGAGGAGAACAATAATTCCCTAAGACACACACAGTTTCAGGGTGGGGTGTGGGTCATAGAGGTAGGACAGGtggatgaatgtgtgtgtgttgggaggttGGTGTCTGGAGGTCAAATACATCATTTGTCATGGATAAAGCATCCTGCTCTGTCTTGTGGGTAAAACAAGTAACTATCTGCTGCTCTTATATTTGCCTTCTGATAAGATAAAGAAGAGAGATTggaagataaaagaaacaaaaagaaaacaagtaggaCTGAGAAACAAATGAAGATTGACAGTCTATCCTGTGAGTTTAATGTAACCTTTCTTAAGAATTTCTGAAACcctgtatttaaatttaaaaccatatttttttctgaatttgaattttaaattatatgttccCCCAACAAAGGGGCATATgagaaatgctaaataaatatttgtcatatcagtaagataattttaaatgtttgctagAAAACCATCCTAATTAGCAGGTAGATTGCCTTCTGTACCAGACAAGGCAACAAAGGGAGGTTCCTTTGGCTTAAACATGGTAGCATTTACTGAGTCTCTACAGTGTGCCAAAACATGGTGCCTCACGCTTAGATATGGGTTGTCCCATTTCTTCTTAGGACTAGCTGCATACAATAAAGTGTTTACTATCATCCTGATTTTGTAGACTGGGAAACTAACAGATGTGTAAGAATTAACCACATTTTCATGAGGTTGTGAAGCTGGGTTTTGAACCCAAGCAGTTGAGTTTATTCTAGAGTCCAGGTATTAATCCCTTCCACTACTCTGCCAGTGACTCCACTGTCTACCCATTACTGTCATGTGAGACAAGAAGACCTGGAACTGAAAGCATCCTCCAAGGAAGTGCTGATCCTGGGCAAGGTTGACAGattcagcaaataaaaatgcaggatGCCTACttcaatttgaatttcagatgaacAAAGGTAAGTTTACTATGAGTATaacccatgcaatatttgggacatacttatacgAACAAATTATGTGTTGCTTATCAACAGCACATAAATTCAAATGTAACAGagtgtcctgtattttatcttgTAATCCTCTCCCTGGAAGACATGGCTACTATGGAAGAATCCATTCCATTAATCTTGGCCTGAAGAAAAGAGTTCCTTTTTACAGTGTAACACTTAGTTTCTATCTCCCACCCAAATTTGGGTCAAAGCTACTTGCTTTTCCAAATTGGCTGAAATTTAAGTGCCTTAGGTGTTTGTAGTAGATATAGATGATTAGCATAAGGGAAGGGTGGGTGCGTGATAAAAACCACCCTTGGATAAATGGGTCATTGTGTTTGTGGGAGGAGTTCAGAGGCAATTTCTACTCAACAGTAATAAGAGCTGTAGACCTGTACCCTCTAGCTGCCTGTCAGTCAGAGATGTATTTTCGTTGGCTCAGTAATTTTTGCTAAGGCCCTGTCCTTGTCCACTACAGTCTCCACCTCTTATTTTTTTACACTTAGTTTTGGGTCTGTTCTGCTCTTTTATGTTATCTGCTGTATCCTCTCCCCAGTCATTTGAGTTGATAACCCCTTTTAGGAATATAGCATCCCAGGAGATAACCAGAATTCGATTTCaattttaaaactgcatttgATTAGATTTCATAATTTAGGCAAATGCATGCAGGTTTTAATACAGTTTATGCAAATTCCCAGTGATCTTTCTATTCCATTCATGCAGCAATGGCCACTAGTAAAATCCTAGTGAAGCCCACAGGTAAAGAATGCATGTGTGTAATTGAGCATTGGATTGAGTGGGGTTCTCTGAGCCTTGAAAGGGCAAATGGTGTAATAGAGACTAACATAAAGAGGCCTAAGAGGCTGGACTGAAACGTCTTTAGAAGCAAGGAGGGATGTGATTGTTGTTTTATAAACAACCCAGAACCAGATGCACGAATATCTGTTTTCTGTGAATATGATGTATCCTTCTTGAGAGTCTCTtcctccaaagaaataaaaagatatgccaactatttaaatgaagaaaaaagtgtaCTTTCATTTTGTACACTCCTGTACTTTCATTTTGCCTGCTCTAAGGCAGATTTAGAATTAGGAAGATTTCAACCTTAATCATGGCACCATATTCTGAAGAGAATCATGTTGCAAATTACTCATTGAGATCTTCTCAGTTATAGAAAAACATTGCTTAGGATTTTAAGAAGTGATGTTAATAAATTATGCTCAAAATTTTAttaaccaacattttttttttgcttttgatctTGTTATATTTACCCTTTTTATTGAGCATCAATGGATTAAAGTATTGACTATGATCATGGAAGTGATTTGAAAACTGTACAGTGTTAAAAGGTATTGGTGAAACTATTAAGTGGTTcttgaactttctttttctttgctcaaAACAACTTCTGATTTGTAAATGGTCTGGTCCATATGTGAAGAGACTGGCTTCTACAAATGAAAACGAAAATTTGGACCAAGGAGAAAGATGCATCTGAGATTACTTTCCTGTTTCTAACCTTGAGAAAGATAGGTGGTGAGAGGAAATTGTAAGCGTTGGATATGGGAGTATAAATGCCACGGCTTGTTATGTATTTAAATCTGGCTGGTGACAATTTATCTTCATGTTCCTTTTATCCTCACCCAAACCGTTAGGTAATCAGGTTTAGACGATTCGCATATGCGTTTTCAATATTTATCTTCAGGCCATTTAAACCAAGGTGCATTTCCATGATTAAAAGTGGCACAATAAGGAGagttatgaaaaataactataaaagaagaaaattggagAGATAAGCTAAATAAATGAAACCAATTAGAAAACAGACTTCACAAAGAGATGAAAATACATGTAATTTtgtggaagaaatagataatgtTAGTTAAAGCTTTATAAAGTGCTTGTAGGGAAATGAGAATCAGCCTTTTAAATGTGAGGAAGAGATGAACTGGTAATCAGTGGGGTTGATGGAGTGGgggaataaattatttgaaattcaagGCTTTAAATAGGATTTCAATAGTGTTTTGAGAAGGAATGTCAGAAGACCAACACAGGCAAATTACAGAGATCGGGACAGGAGGTGATGAATGAACTGAAGGATCCCggtgaaggaaagaaataaagtgaattCTAGAAAGACGGAAGTAGGTTTGAATGTGAATGAATAACATATTGAGACTAAAATATGAATATGTAGCACTAATAGATCATAAGATTAAATAGTTAAAATGATACAAATATAGGAAATAGAAAAGACAAAGCAGATggaaaataaggcattttttgtttttcttttaggatttaaTATTTCTGATTGCAAATGGAGGGGAATAAATGTCAAGATAAATAATGTTAATGTGCATTTGACAAGTAAAGGAAACAAATACCAAGAGATGAAATTGCACATCCCCCACAAAATACCCTAAACTAATACATACTTAGCAATTCTTGCTTTTTCCAGGAATCAGTCCTTGAATAGTTTCATGTAGCCTCTTTATGTATTATTGTATTCAAATCCTTTAAAGTGGTactatttcttatattttcctcTCTTAATTTGCAGTCATCTTTGTGTTTTGGACCAACATTATTTCTCACTGCTAGCACACATAGTGAGTTTCATGTCTCTTTCACTATTTCCTAAGGGCAAGGAGCAGATTCTTATTGGGGGAAAAGCACCTGCTCCCAGTGATTTCTCACTATTTTACTGACtgttacacacacaaaaaaattaggtacAGGAAGAGAGTCATATTTTAAGGATAAGAGACTAAAATTTAGAATGaaagtaaaattcagaaataagcaACTTGGATAGAAAAATACTAACCGATGAGAGCCAATTTGAGCCAATATCTAACTGAAGGGAGGTCACTTTGACCTTGAAGGAACTAAGATGTTTCAAGTCCGGAATGGTAAGTGAACTCCAGCATCATTTCACCTAACAAGGCATATCTACATTTACTTACACAAatggatgtttttcttttatttgggcAGGCAGGATCCATtgcataatttttcttaaaaattgtccTTTTGCTCTGCTGATAACTAGAGAGTGGTTTGTACCTCGGCAAAATGAGCGTCCTTAAGGCCTTGTCTCTTACCTTAAATTTGACCAGATTTGCTCCTAAGCATTTTAAAGGCATTGGAATCTCCTATTTATGCACAGTAAAATGAATTTACCAACCAAAGCCATGGAGAACATCATCTGGTAGGCCATACTGGCAGATGGATGGTCTActgacatgctttttttttttcatatgaaagATAAACTGGTCTTTGATGAGAATCACCACTATAAGGCAGGCACAAAATTAACAGTATCTTGTTAATGTAGAGGCAAAAGCAAAAGAGAGGCAATACTTTATGGTGGTGTTTTCAGGTAACTTACAGTAGAAGCCCATAGAGTCAGGTGCTGTTTCATTAACCCCTCTGCCTTTAACTCACTAATAGACTTGTTGGCAGAATGCAGAGATCACTATTCCTTATCATCAAAGGACCACTTGAATTGGGTCCCTCATACTAGGTGTCAATAAGGCCATTTCCCTATTCTGAAGTGACTCCCCCAGCTGCAGGATTAGGGGTATCCATTTGCAGTTTTCCagtgcaaaataaatgaaaaatttttttgtgaaacagAAGTCTGTATTATAAGACATTAAGCATTCTTTATGACACCAGCAAGATTTAAGCAGAGCATGGATCTTCTCTTTCCTGAAGTGCTAATGTGGCCCTTCCTGGAATCAGAGCATGGCACAGGGAGCTGATGATGTCATTATGCACTTTAAAACTCTGAAAATTACTTTCAGCTGAGTTTCAACAGGATTCTGGCAGGTGGGGGCAGAAATTGTTTCAATGGAACAAGACTGAGAAGGGGTGAATTTATAAGCATGGcttccagaaaaaagaaagtgcattTCATGGTGCCTGGTTAAGGCTTTGGATTGTGGGGTAGGGATTTGAATGGTCTGTTGCTTCATATAAATTGAAATTCTTTCTGGATTTACCTCTAGTCTAGATTTGAAAGAGTTGGGAAGTTTTTTCTCCCCTCCACagccttctttatttttaaatctctcccCACTGGCATTGcaattttctttccaatttttgttCTTTCATATTATAATAgaagctaggtttttttttttttaaccctattcagatcctttttccccccttttcctccaactttctttttttcatttcttcctcaaGTCTTACTATTGGCCAGGAACAGTGTTGGAAGTGAGGCTGTGAAGCAAACAGATGACAGAACTGCAAGGAGACACAGACACATGAACTATATGAGACTTTATCAGGAATTGACAGAGAAAATAAGTGGCCTCAAAGCTCACAGTCAGAGACAGGCAGGAATGTGAAACAGGTGATAAATCCTCTGTCATTAGAGATCATCTCCCTAGGCCATTCAAGGAGGACAAACAAGAGGGTCTGGGAAGGATTTTTGAGTTAGACTGTTCCATGAGGGCTCCTGACATTCCTAGCACTGAGTAGCTAATATCATGCATTTTTTGAAAGAGCTTCAGTATTGGCTGGATACATAAGGggtgagaggagaaagaaggaagaactgAGTgatttaatcttaaaaaataagtgagtaggccgggcgcggtggctcacgcctgtaatcccagcactttgggaggctgaggcgggtggatcacgaggtcaagagatcgagaccatcctggtcaacaaggtgaaaccccgtctctactaaaaatacaaaaaaaaaattagctgggcacggtggcgcatgcctgtaatcccagctactcaggaggctgaggcaggagaattgcctgaacccaggaggcggaagttgtggtgagccgagatcgcgccattgcactccagcctgggtaacgagcgaaactccgtttcaaaaaaaaaaaaaaataataataataataataataattgagtaAATAGCTAAGCACATGAGAATATGATAGCTGGTCTGAGAGTTCAGCTGCTTGAGAGAGTAATGCAAGAGAGAGTAATGCAAAGTTTGAAAACTTTGGGGATgtgtatatattgtttatatatgtatatatattatgctCTGTCGAAACatgaattatgtatttttaaaatattatgtatttctaaaatattaaccCTCAGTTATTTTTTCAGTGTGGTCCTATGAGTTCTCAATGGAAAAGTATTATTGTAATGAATGAAGGTGGTGGGGGCTATGGGAGGATTTTAATTAAGGGCAGGAGAAAATGAGATGCATTTTTTAGAAAGGTGGCCACAGCATCGGTATGGGATGCAGCCTGACAGCTTTGGACTGTGAAGTATAGCAGATGGGTCATGGCCCATACTTTAAGAGGGAGAAAGACGGAGaatgaaagagaattttaaaaggcaGCATGCATTGAtctctctatttttatatatttgtgcaCTGCTACATGATGTATTTCTTACAGTGTCATGGACAAAAACAGTTTAAGATACCATTTAAGAAACGTTGGATTAGAGTTTGGAGAAATAGAGACAGCAAGACAGGCTATATCTGTAATCAACGCAGAAAATAATGATGGCCTGGACTAGGCAGATGCTTTATGTTGCAACAAGCTATATTGGGCTAATTTTCTGCCTTATCATATCTATTCCTGTGTTGAATTTCACAGGACACCGAATAAAGGAGGCAACTGGTAAATTTGAAGGAAAGTCTGAAGTTgggaaacttatttttttttttttattttataaaagccaCTTTAAAGATGTCTTTATTTAGATGACCCTAGATGTATGAGTGCCATTATGGTTGTATAGCTATGAAACAGATCATCATCTTTTACCTCATTACATTTCCTCAATATAAAGTTCCCAGTGACTATCCGATCACATCCAATTTCTCCATTTCCAAAGAAGCCAAATAAGGGCACACTAGGAAAATACTTTCTAAATGCATCAGCCTCAACATTCCCCTTGGCTCTGTAATACTGAAAGCCCCTGCCAACACATGCAAACATGAAGCCAATGGTGTTCTGCTCTGGAATGTTGGCCGCTTTGAGGCGCTGCATCGCAGCTTCAGCAGTCTTCTCATCATTGACGTCCTCGCTGAGGAGCACAGTAGCACTCTGGATTCGGTGTCCACTAAATGACAGTCCAACCACACCAGTGGCATCAATATCCAGCGGGTTCTTTTCAGAAGTCAGTGATGACAGGTTGTCCACCTGGCCTCCAGCCAAGATGATATTCATATCACTGAAAGTGCTGACTACTTGCTGCAGAAAATTATTGGCTCCCACCTTACAGCAATTATAACCGAAGACAAGGACCACACGAAGTTCAGGGTTATCTAAAAGACCTGCATCTTCTAAAAACTTCTAAAACACTCGTTACTACTTCAGTGAGTTGATGTCTTTCTAATGCTAAATTCTTTGGATCCTTAATAAAATGAAAGGGTTGTATTTTTATTCCTTCAATTTGAGGGAATAATAAAGCAAAACCAGATTCTCCAATTTCTATTTCCTGAGGTCGATTGCTACCTGATCCCATTGGAGTCACTACAATTCCTGGGGTCACAATCCCAAGGACCTGTCATCGTTTGGGGAATAGCTTCTCAAGGGCAAGTGCTGTTTCCATACTAGTTCTTTTCCTTGCTCTCTTATGGCCACGACACTCTTCCAGACTAATGAAAG
This window contains:
- the LOC100386562 gene encoding LOW QUALITY PROTEIN: F-box only protein 22-like (The sequence of the model RefSeq protein was modified relative to this genomic sequence to represent the inferred CDS: substituted 1 base at 1 genomic stop codon), producing MADSETFISLEECRGHKRARKRTSMETALALEKLFPKRXQVLGIVTPGIVVTPMGSGSNRPQEIEIGESGFALLFPQIEGIKIQPFHFIKDPKNLALERHQLTEVGLLDNPELRVVLVFGYNCCKVGANNFLQQVVSTFSDMNIILAGGQVDNLSSLTSEKNPLDIDATGVVGLSFSGHRIQSATVLLSEDVNDEKTAEAAMQRLKAANIPEQNTIGFMFACVGRGFQYYRAKGNVEADAFRKYFPSVPLFGFFGNGEIGCDRIVTGNFILRKCNEVKDDDLFHSYTTIMALIHLGSSK